A DNA window from Hordeum vulgare subsp. vulgare chromosome 1H, MorexV3_pseudomolecules_assembly, whole genome shotgun sequence contains the following coding sequences:
- the LOC123420202 gene encoding transcription factor WRKY19-like, with protein sequence MEDTAATLAAELDRLLAMARELEARVDGDQGAPGDARQLCAALAESVDRAIRLAGRSPPGGEGEGEGNATGRSSVTGQVRGGRKSAADKVRTQVRVASVTDVGPLNDGLSWRKYGQKDILGATYPRAYFRCTHRHTQGCRATKQVQRAHADPLLFDVLYLGAHTCAQAAAVLASLEHQPPAAFGLEQQQQQSSSPEGIQWPVESLTPPSFPSSPAGCYTPGNPWCQLAGSHGYADMAYEYDPQFDELLLNLSEVFQPEVQNL encoded by the coding sequence ATGGAGGACACGGCGGCGACGCTGGCGGCGGAGCTGGACCGGCTGCTTGCCATGGCGAGGGAGCTGGAGGCGCGCGTCGACGGCGACCAGGGCGCGCCGGGCGACGCCAGGCAGCTCTGCGCGGCGCTGGCCGAGTCCGTGGACAGGGCCATCCGCCTCGCCGGGCGCAGCCCGCCcggcggcgagggcgagggcgagggcaatGCCACCGGCAGGTCGAGCGTGACCGGGCAGGTCAGGGGCGGCAGGAAGTCGGCGGCGGACAAGGTGCGGACGCAGGTGCGGGTAGCGTCGGTGACGGACGTGGGGCCGCTCAACGACGGGCTCAGCTGGCGCAAGTACGGCCAGAAGGACATCCTGGGGGCCACGTACCCCAGGGCATACTTCCGGTGCACGCACCGGCACACGCAGGGCTGCCGGGCCACCAAGCAGGTACAGCGCGCCCACGCCGACCCGCTGCTCTTCGACGTCCTGTACCTCGGCGCGCACACCTGCGCCCAGGCCGCCGCGGTCCTGGCCAGCCTGGAGCACCAGCCTCCTGCCGCCTTCGGcctggagcagcagcagcagcagagcagctCGCCGGAAGGGATCCAGTGGCCGGTAGAGTCCCTGACGCCGCCTTCCTTCCCCTCGTCGCCGGCGGGCTGCTACACGCCGGGGAACCCCTGGTGCCAGCTTGCCGGCAGCCACGGCTACGCTGACATGGCGTACGAGTACGACCCTCAGTTCGACGAGCTGTTGTTGAATCTGTCCGAGGTGTTCCAACCCGAGGTTCAGAACCTGTAG
- the LOC123420228 gene encoding transcription factor WRKY19-like: protein MEDAAATLATELDGLLAMARELEARVDGDQGAPGAARELCSALAASVDRAVRLAGRGRNAGARAGVNGQLRSGRKAAAAKVRTQVRVASMQDLGPLDDGMSWRKYGQKGILGATYPRSYFRCTHRHTQGCAATKQVQRATADPLLFDVVYVGAHTCAGAAVLGGTEQQLPPPAAFGQEQQSPPAAAPEGVQLPAEPVTPFSFPSSPASSWCQLTGSYGYAAPGGGLGVDMELEGQLDELFLHMSEFF, encoded by the coding sequence ATGGAGGACGCGGCGGCCACGCTGGCGACGGAGCTAGACGGGCTGCTGGCCATGGCGAGGGAGCTGGAGGCGCGCGTCGACGGCGACCAGGGCGCGCCCGGCGCCGCCAGGGAGCTCTGCTCCGCGCTGGCCGCGTCCGTCGACCGGGCCGTGCGCCTCGCCGGCCGTGGCCGCAATGCCGGCGCCAGGGCGGGCGTGAACGGCCAGCTCAGGAGCGGCAGGAAGGCGGCAGCGGCGAAGGTGCGCACGCAGGTGCGGGTGGCCTCAATGCAGGACCTCGGGCCACTCGACGACGGGATGAGCTGGAGGAAGTACGGCCAGAAGGGCATCCTCGGCGCCACGTACCCGAGGTCCTACTTCCGGTGCACGCACCGGCACACGCAGGGCTGCGCCGCCACCAAGCAGGTGCAGCGCGCGACGGCCGACCCGCTGCTCTTCGACGTCGTGTACGTGGGCGCGCACACCTGCGCCGGGGCCGCGGTCCTGGGCGGCACGGAGCAGCAGCTGCCGCCGCCTGCTGCCTTCGGCCAGGAGCAGCAGAGCCCGCCGGCCGCGGCGCCGGAAGGGGTTCAGTTGCCGGCAGAGCCCGTGACTCCGTTTTCCTTCCCCTCCTCGCCGGCGAGCTCCTGGTGCCAGCTTACCGGGAGCTACGGCTACGCGGCGCCTGGTGGAGGCCTCGGGGTTGACATGGAGCTCGAGGGTCAACTCGACGAGCTGTTCTTGCACATGTCAGAGTTTTTTTAG